In Phragmites australis chromosome 16, lpPhrAust1.1, whole genome shotgun sequence, one DNA window encodes the following:
- the LOC133895865 gene encoding uncharacterized protein LOC133895865 — protein sequence MASGDRLAGAPPPMPAPPPPPPPRPPPPSPAPAENQNHTAISSPLLQSSANADAPLARWLRRLEAFLSAAGLAASTTLGVATAASALAVVGLALPAAAVTLSPCRGLGRRCDDFEVEVFEMCVLLSQAAAAAVALACVSRKMAMYGIRKFLFVDPELGMRIRFQKEYVAKIQDFFRTLMWWISPCFVVKVTREFCRFSHIFQESIWRSCLVLFASIMSWMYLTTIILSSCMLFNLVCNLQVIHFDDYGKLLEQDADPLVYLKEHLQLRHNLSKISHRFRMFLLLLFLSVTASQFAILFKTTTYNGPINFTNGGDIAVSSVVQVVGLVLCLHAAAKISHRAQNIASLASRWHALATCSTDSTYAATPNSSGNLVPFPAHLFLRDYSESDLESLDTASLHGNSHGAAQLVSYISSYHKRESLVLYLLANPGGITIFGWIVDRTFLNTILMLELTLVLFVLSKTVVIPAKTLVHSYIGFP from the exons ATGGCCTCCGGCGACCGcctcgccggagcgccgccgccgatgcctgctcctcctcctccccctccacctcgtcctcctccgccttctccGGCTCCGGCGGAGAATCAGAACCACACGGCGATCTCGTCGCCGCTGCTGCAGTCCTCCGCCAACGCGGACGCGCCGCTGGCGCGGTGGCTCCGGAGGCTGGAGGCGTTCCTCTCCGCGGCGGGTCTGGCTGCGTCCACGACGCTCGGGGTTGCCACCGCGGCGTCCGCGCTTGCCGTGGTGGGCCTTGCGCTGCCGGCCGCGGCCGTGACGCTCTCCCCGTGCCGCGGCCTCGGGAGGCGGTGCGACGACTTCGAGGTGGAGGTGTTCGAGATGTGCGTGCTGCTGTCGcaggcggccgcggccgccgtcgcGCTCGCCTGCGTGTCGAGGAAGATGGCCATGTACGGCATCCGCAAGTTCCTCTTCGTCGACCCGGAGCTCGGCATGCGGATCCGATTCCAGAAGGAGTACGTCGCCAAGATCCAG GATTTCTTCCGCACGCTTATGTGGTGGATATCGCCGTGCTTTGTTGTGAAGGTCACCCGAGAATTCTGCCGTTTTTCCCACATCTTCCAGGAGTCAATTTGGAGATCATGTCTTGTGTTATTTGCGTCCATCATGTCATGGATGTATTTGACAACAATCATATTGTCCTCCTGCATGCTTTTCAACTTGGTGTGCAATCTGCAAGTAATCCACTTTGATGACTACGGCAAACTTCTAGAGCAAGATGCGGATCCTCTAGTCTACTTGAAAGAGCACCTGCAGCTCCGGCATAATCTCTCCAAAATCAGTCACCGGTTCCGCATGTTCCTCTTGCTCCTCTTCCTTTCTGTTACAGCAAGCCAGTTCGCCATTCTTTTCAAGACAACAACCTATAACGGGCCGATCAATTTCACCAATGGCGGTGACATAGCT GTGTCTTCAGTTGTTCAAGTTGTTGGTCTCGTCCTTTGTTTACATGCTGCTgctaaaatttctcacagagcTCAAAACATTGCTTCATTAGCTAGTCGATGGCATGCATTGGCAACATGCTCTACTGACTCTACGTATGCCGCCACCCCAAACAGCTCTGGGAACCTTGTGCCCTTCCCAGCACATCTTTTTTTGAGAGATTATTCCGAGAGTGATCTGGAGTCTCTGGATACTGCCTCGCTACATGGCAATTCTCATGGCGCAGCTCAATTGGTTTCGTACATATCGTCATACCACAAGAGAGAATCACTTG TGCTGTACCTGCTTGCGAATCCAGGAGGCATCACGATATTTGGCTGGATCGTCGACCGAACATTCCTAAACACCATTCTGATGCTCGAGTTAACTCTTGTGCTCTTCGTGCTTAGCAAGACCGTTGTGATACCGGCCAAGACACTTGTACACAGTTACATCGGGTTCCCATGA